The Pseudomonas iranensis genome includes a window with the following:
- a CDS encoding fimbria/pilus outer membrane usher protein: MFLLKRDGLAPFSVALVFSTTCLADAEEQFNTSFLQGATSAIDLQSLLAGSRVLPGTYRVDLYGNDMLVGRRDIDFRRLPDSHKVEACLTLDMLKQLGVDIGKLQASGKLDVADADACLDLPALIDHASVRYDVPRLRLLVSVPQSAMERGRRGYVDPALWDEGVPAAFINYQVSSNRNSTDAETTFANNVGLRNGINLGGWRLRNESNFNSSTGRPSTFKSNRSYLQHDVTALKGQFSAGDIFSDADLFDSVRYRGLKLASDDGMRADSERGYAPVIRGIAQSSATVEIRQNNYILYTANVPPGPFEISDIYPSGSNGDLEITVIEADGRRRVTVQAFSSLPIMVREGQLKYSVSAGRYNSNSDDQQTPEFLTSTVAYGVSSNLSAIVGTQATENFQALSIGAGRNTAIGAISLDLTHSNSRTFGRTVKGNSLRALYAKTFTGTDTNFTLAAYRYSTEGYRTLSEHVEELSREGEQRTGNSKTRTDLTVNQSLGRNQQFGSIYLNASDQRYWGRGGSQSLSAGYSNYWGDVSYNLSATYTKDVGDYGPANNDTLFNLSVSFPLGSKPRAPRAFVSASTQKDDSSTQLGINGYLSEDSDTYYSVQGGNSRTGGNTGSANLSTRTSMVDISAGYSQGRGYNSQNLNVAGSIVGHAGGINLGQTVGETFALAQVEGVEGVKIASFSGAKTAGNGYAVVSNAQPYRVNWISLDTRDLGGDFEIENATQQVVPRRGAVVLARYASKTGRRVQFSLFDAQHQPIPFGAELEDPAGKQLAISDPSGKALALVEDDAGTLTIKWQGQRCEAPYALPERDKALNYERASLVCRPDPL, translated from the coding sequence ATGTTTTTACTCAAGCGCGATGGCCTGGCGCCGTTTTCGGTTGCTCTGGTATTCAGTACAACTTGCCTGGCCGACGCCGAAGAACAATTCAATACCTCGTTTCTGCAAGGCGCGACGTCCGCCATCGACCTGCAATCGCTGCTGGCCGGCAGCCGCGTTCTGCCCGGCACTTATCGGGTCGATCTGTATGGCAACGATATGCTGGTGGGCCGGCGCGATATCGACTTTCGCCGTCTCCCCGACAGTCACAAGGTCGAAGCCTGTCTGACCCTGGACATGCTCAAGCAACTGGGCGTGGATATTGGCAAGTTGCAAGCCAGCGGCAAGCTCGACGTCGCCGATGCGGATGCCTGCCTCGACCTGCCCGCGCTGATCGACCACGCCAGCGTGCGCTATGACGTGCCGCGCCTGCGCTTGCTGGTCAGCGTGCCGCAGAGCGCCATGGAGCGCGGTCGCCGTGGTTATGTCGATCCGGCACTGTGGGACGAAGGCGTACCCGCAGCGTTCATCAATTATCAAGTGAGCAGCAACCGCAACAGCACCGACGCCGAGACCACGTTTGCCAATAACGTCGGCCTGCGCAACGGCATCAATCTCGGCGGCTGGCGCTTGCGCAACGAGTCCAACTTCAACAGCAGCACCGGCCGGCCCAGCACATTCAAGAGCAACCGCAGTTATCTGCAACATGACGTCACCGCGTTGAAGGGCCAGTTCAGTGCCGGCGACATTTTCTCCGACGCCGACCTTTTCGACAGCGTGCGCTATCGCGGCCTGAAACTGGCCTCCGACGATGGCATGCGCGCCGACAGCGAGCGCGGTTATGCGCCGGTGATTCGTGGCATTGCGCAATCGAGTGCCACCGTGGAGATTCGCCAGAACAACTACATTCTGTACACGGCCAACGTGCCGCCCGGGCCGTTCGAGATCAGCGATATCTACCCCAGCGGCTCCAATGGCGATCTGGAAATCACCGTGATCGAAGCCGATGGCCGCCGCCGGGTGACCGTGCAGGCATTCTCCAGCCTGCCGATCATGGTGCGCGAAGGGCAACTGAAATACAGCGTCTCGGCGGGCCGATACAACAGCAACAGCGATGACCAGCAGACGCCAGAATTTCTCACCAGCACGGTGGCTTATGGCGTCAGCAGTAATCTGTCGGCGATCGTGGGCACCCAGGCCACCGAGAATTTCCAGGCACTGTCGATCGGCGCCGGGCGCAATACGGCGATCGGGGCAATCTCGCTCGACCTGACCCACTCCAACAGCCGCACCTTTGGCCGCACCGTCAAGGGCAACAGCCTGCGAGCGTTGTACGCCAAGACCTTCACTGGGACTGACACCAACTTCACCCTCGCTGCCTATCGCTATTCGACCGAGGGCTATCGCACCTTGAGCGAACACGTCGAGGAGCTGAGCCGCGAAGGCGAGCAGCGCACCGGTAACTCAAAAACCCGCACCGATTTGACCGTCAACCAGAGCCTGGGGCGCAATCAGCAGTTCGGCAGCATCTACCTTAACGCCAGTGATCAGCGTTATTGGGGGCGCGGCGGTTCGCAGAGCCTGTCAGCCGGCTACAGCAACTATTGGGGTGATGTCAGCTACAACCTCAGCGCCACTTACACCAAGGATGTCGGCGACTACGGCCCGGCGAACAACGACACACTGTTTAACCTCTCAGTGTCGTTTCCGCTGGGCTCCAAGCCCCGCGCGCCGCGAGCGTTCGTTTCGGCCAGCACGCAGAAAGATGACAGCAGCACCCAGCTCGGCATCAATGGCTATCTGTCCGAAGACAGCGACACCTATTACTCGGTACAGGGCGGCAACAGTCGCACTGGCGGCAATACGGGTTCGGCCAACCTCAGCACGCGAACCTCAATGGTGGACATCAGTGCCGGTTACAGCCAGGGCCGTGGCTACAATTCACAGAATCTCAACGTCGCCGGTTCGATTGTCGGCCACGCTGGCGGGATCAACCTCGGGCAAACCGTTGGTGAGACCTTTGCATTGGCCCAGGTCGAGGGCGTCGAAGGGGTGAAAATCGCCAGCTTCTCCGGGGCGAAAACCGCTGGCAATGGTTATGCGGTGGTGTCCAACGCGCAACCGTATCGGGTCAACTGGATCAGCCTCGACACCCGCGATCTGGGCGGCGACTTCGAAATTGAAAACGCCACCCAGCAAGTGGTGCCGCGCCGTGGTGCGGTGGTGCTGGCGCGCTACGCGAGCAAGACCGGGCGTCGGGTGCAGTTTTCGCTGTTCGACGCGCAGCACCAGCCGATTCCGTTCGGCGCCGAACTGGAAGACCCCGCTGGCAAGCAACTGGCAATCTCCGACCCGAGCGGCAAGGCCCTGGCCCTGGTCGAGGACGACGCCGGCACTTTGACCATCAAGTGGCAAGGCCAGCGCTGTGAAGCGCCGTATGCACTGCCCGAGCGTGACAAGGCGTTGAACTACGAACGCGCCTCACTCGTGTGCCGCCCGGATCCCTTGTAG
- a CDS encoding translocation/assembly module TamB domain-containing protein, whose amino-acid sequence MKRGLKITALTLLALVLLIVLSLAALLGTQAGSRWALGLVPGLSVENFHGRLAGQWSADHLVWQQDTSRVELNKAIFAWSPLCLTRMTLCIDQLKAEQVILQFPPSEATTDSGPIKLPDLQLPVAIELGDVEVGSLLFNGSEQLKGLQLAAHWTAQGLQIDSVKLQRDELSLNLSGLLQPSGNWPLKTQGDLTLPAPGSEPWTLALKVEGDLLKTLNLHADSRGYLDGQLNGELQALAENLPARVRITSDAFKPSADLPDTLQFNQLVLTGEGDLKNGYQLLGNATLPAEKSPVALLLKGKVDANGAQIAGLDLNANDKQSLKLTGNVDWSKGLSAQANINWQDFPWHRLYPEIDEPQVTLRTFTGEVSYTDGQYLGNFDAALDGPAGAFTLSSPFSGSLEQIALPQLVMQAGQGKAEGHVNVRFADGIAWDTALDLSALNPAYWVAELPGTLAGPLRSKGEMKNDQLSLSADLDLKGKLRGQPAILQAKADGAGERWNLNALQIRLGDNSINGKGSLQDKLGGQIDIKLPRLAQLWPQLRGQVNGQVNVAGTLKAPQGKLDLQGSQLAFQDNRLQSLNLDATLDSAQRAKINLKGSGIQTGDTSLGTLTASAQGDIKSQKLNLDLSGPKLKLALGLDGNLDKGNWRGRLASGDIQAGGQDWKLQSPARLERLADGQINFGAHCWLSGNASLCGEDQRLMPEPKLRYHLKQFPIESLAQWLPKDFAWQGRLNADLQLDLPASGPNGVVSVDASGGTLRVRDKDRWLDFPYQTLKLSSKLTPKRVDTELNFVGGKLGELLVQAQLNPLPKNKPLSGSFRLSGLDLSVARPFVPMVEKLTGRLNGSGTLSGGLLAPLVNGTVQLSDGEVSGAELPMELQNLQLTAAIAGESVRLDGGWDSGKTGKGSLNGNVAWGQALVVDLALKGTQLPVSVEPYAKLEMAPDLKISMAGDELKVAGKVLVPKGEITVRELPPSTVKVSDDTIIVGAQTEEGKPPIAMKMDIDVIVGQDKLSFAGFGLTANLQGQVHIGDNMDTRGELWLNDGRYRAYGQRLTVRRARLLFAGPIDQPYLDIEAIRQTDDVIAGIRLSGSAEQPTTQIFSEPAMSQEQALSYLVLGRPLSTSGEDNNMLAQAALGLGLMGSAGVTSGLAKDLGIEDFQLDTQGSGNDTSVVASGNISEKLSLRYGVGVFEPASTIALRYKLSKKVYVEAASGVASSLDIFYKRDF is encoded by the coding sequence GTGAAGCGTGGTTTGAAAATAACAGCGCTGACTTTGTTGGCGCTGGTCTTGTTGATCGTCTTGAGCCTCGCCGCACTGCTTGGCACGCAGGCCGGCAGTCGTTGGGCGTTGGGCCTGGTGCCGGGCCTGAGCGTGGAGAATTTCCATGGTCGCCTCGCTGGGCAGTGGAGCGCCGATCACCTGGTGTGGCAGCAGGACACCAGCCGTGTCGAGCTGAACAAGGCGATCTTCGCCTGGTCGCCGCTGTGCCTGACGCGCATGACCTTGTGCATCGATCAGCTCAAGGCCGAGCAGGTGATCCTGCAATTCCCGCCGAGCGAAGCAACCACCGACAGCGGTCCGATCAAACTGCCGGACCTGCAATTGCCTGTGGCCATCGAACTGGGCGATGTTGAGGTCGGCAGCCTGTTGTTCAACGGCAGCGAACAGCTCAAGGGCTTGCAACTGGCGGCGCACTGGACCGCTCAGGGCCTGCAGATCGACAGCGTGAAATTGCAGCGCGACGAACTCAGCCTGAACCTGTCCGGCCTGCTGCAACCGAGCGGCAACTGGCCGCTGAAAACTCAAGGTGATCTGACCTTGCCCGCGCCCGGCAGCGAGCCGTGGACCCTGGCGCTGAAAGTTGAAGGCGATCTGCTGAAAACCCTCAACCTGCACGCCGACAGCCGTGGCTACCTCGACGGCCAGTTGAACGGTGAACTGCAAGCGCTGGCGGAAAACCTGCCGGCCAGGGTGCGCATCACCAGCGACGCGTTCAAGCCCAGCGCCGATCTGCCGGACACGCTGCAATTCAATCAGCTTGTGCTCACGGGCGAAGGCGACCTGAAAAACGGTTATCAACTGCTCGGCAACGCCACGCTGCCCGCCGAAAAATCGCCAGTGGCGCTGCTGCTCAAAGGCAAGGTCGACGCCAACGGCGCGCAGATTGCCGGGCTCGACCTCAATGCCAACGACAAGCAAAGCCTCAAACTCACCGGCAACGTCGACTGGAGCAAGGGCCTCAGCGCTCAGGCCAATATCAACTGGCAAGACTTCCCGTGGCACCGGCTCTATCCGGAAATCGACGAGCCGCAAGTGACGTTGCGCACCTTTACCGGCGAAGTGTCCTACACCGACGGCCAGTACCTCGGTAATTTCGACGCCGCGCTGGATGGCCCGGCAGGGGCGTTCACCCTGAGCAGTCCGTTCAGCGGCAGTCTGGAACAGATCGCTTTGCCGCAACTGGTCATGCAGGCCGGGCAGGGCAAGGCCGAAGGGCACGTCAATGTGCGCTTCGCCGACGGCATCGCCTGGGATACCGCGCTGGATCTGTCGGCGCTCAACCCGGCGTACTGGGTCGCCGAACTGCCGGGCACGCTGGCCGGGCCGTTGAGGAGCAAAGGCGAGATGAAAAATGACCAGCTCAGCCTCAGCGCCGACCTCGACCTCAAAGGCAAACTGCGCGGCCAACCGGCGATTCTGCAGGCCAAGGCTGATGGCGCTGGCGAGCGGTGGAACCTCAATGCCCTGCAGATCCGCCTCGGCGATAACAGCATCAACGGCAAGGGCAGCCTGCAGGACAAACTCGGCGGGCAGATCGACATCAAGCTGCCGCGTCTGGCCCAGCTGTGGCCGCAATTGCGCGGGCAGGTCAACGGTCAGGTCAACGTCGCCGGCACGCTGAAGGCGCCGCAGGGCAAGCTCGATCTGCAGGGCTCGCAACTGGCCTTTCAGGACAACCGTCTGCAAAGCCTCAACCTCGACGCCACGCTCGACAGCGCGCAGCGGGCGAAGATCAATCTCAAAGGCAGCGGCATTCAGACCGGCGATACTTCGCTCGGCACCCTGACCGCCAGTGCTCAGGGCGATATCAAAAGTCAGAAACTCAACCTCGACCTGAGCGGACCGAAGCTGAAACTGGCGCTGGGTCTGGACGGCAATCTCGACAAGGGCAACTGGCGCGGACGCCTGGCCAGTGGCGACATTCAGGCCGGTGGCCAGGACTGGAAGCTGCAAAGCCCGGCCAGACTGGAACGCCTGGCGGACGGCCAGATCAATTTCGGCGCGCATTGCTGGCTGTCCGGCAACGCCAGCCTGTGTGGCGAAGACCAGCGCCTGATGCCCGAGCCGAAGCTGCGTTATCACCTCAAGCAATTCCCGATTGAAAGCCTTGCGCAGTGGTTGCCCAAGGACTTCGCCTGGCAGGGCCGGCTCAACGCCGACCTGCAACTGGACTTGCCGGCGAGCGGCCCGAACGGCGTGGTCAGTGTCGATGCCAGCGGCGGCACCCTGCGCGTGCGCGACAAGGATCGCTGGCTGGATTTCCCCTACCAGACCCTCAAACTCAGCAGCAAACTCACGCCCAAGCGCGTCGACACCGAGCTCAATTTTGTCGGCGGCAAACTCGGCGAATTGCTGGTCCAGGCGCAGCTCAATCCGCTACCGAAAAACAAACCGCTGAGCGGTTCGTTCCGCCTTTCCGGCCTCGATCTGTCGGTGGCGCGACCGTTCGTGCCGATGGTGGAAAAGCTCACTGGCCGGCTCAACGGCAGCGGCACTCTTTCCGGTGGCCTGCTCGCGCCATTGGTCAACGGCACTGTGCAGCTCAGCGATGGCGAAGTGTCCGGCGCCGAACTGCCGATGGAGCTGCAGAATCTGCAACTGACGGCGGCGATCGCCGGCGAATCGGTGCGCCTGGACGGTGGCTGGGACAGCGGCAAGACTGGCAAAGGCAGTCTCAACGGCAACGTCGCCTGGGGTCAGGCACTGGTGGTCGATCTGGCGCTCAAGGGCACGCAATTGCCGGTCAGCGTCGAACCCTACGCCAAACTGGAAATGGCCCCGGACCTGAAGATTTCCATGGCCGGCGATGAGCTGAAAGTTGCCGGCAAGGTGCTGGTGCCGAAAGGCGAAATCACCGTGCGCGAGCTGCCGCCATCAACCGTGAAAGTCTCCGACGACACGATCATCGTTGGTGCGCAGACCGAGGAGGGCAAACCACCGATCGCGATGAAAATGGACATCGACGTGATCGTCGGCCAGGACAAGCTGAGCTTTGCCGGTTTCGGCCTGACCGCGAATCTGCAAGGTCAGGTGCACATCGGCGACAACATGGACACCCGTGGCGAACTGTGGCTCAACGACGGCCGCTATCGCGCCTACGGCCAGCGCCTGACGGTGCGTCGCGCGCGTCTGTTGTTCGCCGGTCCCATCGACCAGCCGTATCTGGACATCGAAGCGATCCGCCAGACCGACGACGTCATCGCCGGTATTCGCCTGAGCGGCAGCGCCGAACAACCGACCACGCAGATCTTCTCCGAACCGGCGATGAGTCAGGAACAGGCGCTGTCGTACCTGGTGCTGGGCCGTCCGCTGAGCACCAGCGGCGAAGATAACAACATGCTCGCGCAAGCCGCGCTGGGCCTGGGCCTGATGGGCAGCGCCGGAGTCACCAGTGGGCTGGCCAAGGATCTGGGCATCGAAGATTTCCAGCTCGACACCCAGGGCAGCGGCAACGACACCAGCGTCGTCGCCAGCGGCAACATCTCAGAGAAACTCAGCCTGCGCTACGGCGTCGGCGTATTCGAACCGGCCAGCACCATCGCCCTGCGCTACAAGCTGAGCAAGAAGGTGTATGTCGAAGCGGCGAGTGGCGTGGCGAGCTCGCTGGATATCTTCTACAAGCGGGATTTCTAG